CTGAGCCAGGTCCAGGTCCAGTGAGTGTCAGCACTGGTCCAGAGGGCGAGCACACATCTGCACGGGGCACCCACAAACACGGGGCGAGGCGTGGCCAGTGGAGCGGGTGGGTTCCCTGCTAGCGGACACAAGGAGCTTTGACGCCACACGGCTGCAGCTCAAGCTGCTGCTGTGCTAGGCTGAGGGGCCTGCCTGCTGCTGTCTGTGTTGCACCCACGGCTGCTGCAGTAAGATGGTGGCaggggagctgctgagtgctAATCGGCCTGCCAGAAAAGCCACCCCGCGAGGCAGGGGACTGACGCTATTCGAGCTGGAAAAGCCCCAGTGGGTGACATCCACCCTGGGGGTCTGGGTGCCTTGTTTCCTGCAAGCTGTTCACCAGGGCTCTGTCCTAAGCAGTGACTGAAGCGACCATTGGTGGCAGGTTTGGCTGCAGAACAATGAACTCTCATTCCTGGGCTCTTCCTTCTGGAGGCGGCCGTGCGGCACCTGAGTTCCGGGAGCAGATCATTCCCGCCTGCCCGACCTGCTCCTGTCCCTTTCCACCCTTGGAGGAAAGGGCAGGACTCTTAACCTGGGGCCCAGATCAGCTCCCAGCACAGTGGATTTCACTGTGTGCAACCTCCAGGACCCTTCCAGCAGGAGCAGATATTTTGCCTTCTCTTCTGTGACTGATACAGCGGCCCCCAGGGAAGTCCTGTGAGCTCCATTGGGAGCATTGCAGAGATGGCAAGAGAAATCCCTTGGGCTAAAGAGCATTGATTTGATCCCTGAGCTGCTTGGGCATGGGAGGCGAGAATTTCAGAAGATTCAAGCTGAGATGGCAGCTGGGCCACGGCAGCCAGCCTTCCAGATGAGATGTGTTGTCCACTCAGCAACCATCTGCTCCGGCTTTCTTTACACAATCAGACAAGCCTTGGATGCTCAGCCTCTGAGCTCTCTGGAACAGACAAAGGATCCCCCGGAACCCAGGGGGGCTGGGTAACTctgccctctccctctcccctgtcaGCTGGTAGGACTTTACCCAGCAGAGTTGTTGTGAAGATCAGAGGTAAGTGCTTAGCTCATCACTTATCTGCTCCCTCCCAACAGGCTTTCCAGCCTGTTCCAGAGGCCACTCCCTCCTGTACCACTGGCAAGAGACGCTGTCTCTCCCAGCACCCCACAGCCCCGCAGGACACCGCCTGCGAATCCAGGCCTGAGTCCCTCGGCGGCATGGTCTGATTTTTGTggaattggaaagttggcaactcgAGTCAGATGCAGCACAGGCTGCCCGCTgggcctggggcctggctgcagggacaaTAACGtggccccgggggcgggggggatgtaGGAGACTGCTCCCTGTGGGAACgtgatcccggggggggggggggagtgtaggAGACTGCTCCCCGTGGGAACGTGGCCCTGTGGAGGAGACTGCTCCCCATGGGAGCGTGACCCCGTGGAGGAGACTGCTCCCCATGGGAGCGTGGCCCCGGGGCGGGGAGTGGAGGAGACTGCTCCCCGTGGGAGCGTGACCCCGTGGAGGAGACTGCTCCCCATGGGAGCGTGGCCCCGGGGCGGGGAGTGGAGGAGACTGCTCCCTGTGGGAGCGTGGCcccggggggagggagtggaggagaCTGCTCCCCGTGGGAATGTGGCTCCGTGGAGGAGACTGCCCCCTGTGGGAACATggccccgggggggaggggaggagactgcTCCCCGTGGGAGTGTggccccgggggggaggggaggagactgcTCCCCGTGGGAGCGTGGCCtcggcaggggggaggggaggagactgcTCCCCGTGGGAGCGTGGCCtcggcaggggggaggggaggagactgcCCCcgtgggagcggggggaggggaggagactgcCCCCCATGGGagtggggccccgggggggggggaatggaggagaCTGCTCCCAGTGGGATCGTGGccctggtggggggaaggggaggagactCCTCCCCGTGGGAGCGTGGCCCCggcgcgggggaggggaggagactgcTCCCCGTGGGAGCGTGGCCccggcggggaggaggggaggagactgCTCCCCTTGGGAACGTGGCCCCGTGGAGGAGACTGCCCCCTGTGGGAACGTGGCCCCAGGGGGGAGTGGAGGAGACTGCTCCCCGTGGGAGcgtggccccgggggggggggatggaagAGACTGCCCCCCGTGGGagcgggaggaggggaggagactgCCCCCCATGGGagtggggccccgggggggggaatggaggagaCTGCTCCCCGTGGGagtggggccccgggggggggaatggaggagaCTGCTCCCCGTGGGAGCGGGGCCCCggcgcgggggaggggaggagactgcTCCCCGTGGGAGCGTGGCCCCggcacgggggaggggaggagactgcTCCCCATGGGAACGTGGCCCCGTGGAGGAGACTGCCCCCTGTGGGAACGTGGCCCCagggggggagtggaggagacTGCTCCCCGTGGGAACGTGGCCCCGTGGAGGAGACTGCACCCTGTGGGAACGTGGCCCCAGGGGGGAGTGGAGGAGACTGCTCCCCGTGGGAGCGTGGCCCCggcacgggggaggggaggagactgcTCCCCGTGGGAACGTGGCCCCGTGGAGGAGACTGCACCCTGTGGGAACGTGGCCCTAGGGGGGAGTGGAGGAGACTGCTCCCTGTGGGAGCGTGGCCCCGGGGGGGGGATGGAAGAGACTGCCCCCCGTGGGagcgggaggaggggaggagactgCCCCCCATGGGagtggggccctgggggggggaatggaggagaCTGCTCCCCGTGGGagcgggaggaggggaggagactgCCCCCCATGGGAGTGTGGCCccgggggggggaatggaggagaCTGCTCCCCgtgggaaagggaggaggggaggagactgCCCCCCATGGGAGTGTGGCCCCgggggggagtggaggagacTGCTCCCCGTGGGAGCGTGGCCCCGGCGGGGGGGAATGGAGGAGACTGCCCCCCATGGGAACGTGGCCCCggcgcggggaggggggaatggaggagaCTGCTCCCCGTGGGAACGTGGccttggcggggggggaggggaggagactgcTCCCCGTGGGAGCgtggccccgggggggggagaaTGGAGGAGACTGCTCCCCGTGGGATCGTGGCCccgggggggggaatggaggagaCTGCTCCCCGTGGGAGCGTGGCcccggcgcggggggggggggggaatggaggagaCTGCTCCCCGGGGGGCGCGGCcccggcgcggggggggggaatggaggagaCTGCTCCCCGTGGGAGCGTGGCCccgggggggggaatggaggagaCTGCTCCCCGTGGGAGCGTGGCcccggcgcggggggggggaatggaggagaCTGCTCCCCGGTGGGCGCGGACCGGGCTGTCCTGCACGGGCAGACACCAGGAAGGGCAGAACGAAGGGCAGTGGCTTCAACAGAtgctactgagcatgctcagttccTGTGCGCATGCGCAGCGCACCGGGCCGAGCGCATCCCCACGGAGAGCCGCTGCCCGCGCTGCGGGGCCGGGCCGCCGGGGCGCTCGGACGGAGGCGGGGGGTCCGGAGCTGACCCCTCCCGGCCGCCATCCCCTCGCCCAGCCCGCGGCCGGAAGCGCCGCCATCTTCGCGCCCGCCCGGCCGGGTAACGGGGCCCGCGGTGACTCACCGCGAGTCCCGGCCGGCcgcgccggggccggggccggggctggggccggggccgccGCCTCTTCCGGCGGGGCGGGGAGCAGCCGCCCTCCGAGCCCGAGTCGCGGACGAGGATGACGCCCTCGGCCATTGCCTGCTCCCCGGGCTCCGCCCCCGCCGGGCCGATGGGCGGGGCCCGCGCTCGCTCCTCCCTCCGCGCGCGCCCCCGGCGGCTGGGGCCCCTCGGGCACGCGCCTGACCCGGCAGCGAGCCGCGGGCGCGCGGCCCGGGGTTGTGTGAGGGAGACCCCAGGGTTCCTGGACCGggggggggcaccacgctcggcTGTTTGCAGGGGGGCACTTTGGggtcccccccaaacacacaccgcgcctggggcttcagccctgcaaggCCGGAGGGGTGTGCGCGGGGGTAGAGACAGGGCTGGGACACCCTGGCCAGGccctcttcctcctttcctctgCTGACCTCCGCggctccctggctggggcagaccGGGTACCTCTACCAGCCCAGCAACGCTAACCCACTCCCTGAGAGCCACCAGTGAGGCGTGGGTGGCCGGCTGCCTAATGCTTCTCCGCATCCCTTGTCATGCGGCCCCTGGGAGCAAGCCCCTTGAGCGTCAGGGCCTTCCGCGAAGGTTGCGCTCTTGTCCCCCCAGCTCTTCGGATTGCACCTCGGAGCCTTCCGCATGCCTGCCTTTCACcgagggccccctcagggagtccacggCTCGCTGGCCCCCCGGGACCACCACAACCAGAGGGAACAATGCAAAGCCCATCTACGGACTGCactgactctcagccagtgtcaAACAGGAGGGTTTACTGAGTGTCTGATCCTAGCACAGGAAGGCCTTAGGGCCCTCAAGCCTGGACTGTCCCAGTCCCCATGGGCTCAGGCTGCTCTCTCTCCagtccagcagccccctccttccagctgatCAGCCTATATAGACTCACAGGGACTGGAAGGGATGGTAAGAGGTCTTCTAttacagtcccctgcactcctggcaggactgattatctaggccatccctggcaggtgtttgtctaacctgctcttaaaaatctccaaggatggagattccacaacctccctcagcaatttattccagtgcttaaccaccctgacaggaaatttttcctaatctccaacctaaacctcccttgctgcagttttagaccgttgcttcttgtcctgtcctcagagagtttaagcaaaacaatttttcttcctcctccttgtagcaaccttttacatacttgaaaactgttatgtcccctctcagtcttctcttttccagactaaagaaacccgtttttttaatcttcccttagaaggtcctgttttctagaccttttatcatttttattgctcttctctggactcgctcttcaatttgtccacatccttcctgaaatgttgtGTCCAGATCTGGACGCAATacgccagttgaggcctaatcagagcagacGAACTACTCTGGTTAGGAGCAACTAGTCTTAGTAAAAACAAACCAGCTTTCTGACCTGGAGACTCAGGCCAGGCAGCAAACCATGTGCGGGCACCATCCCGAATCTCCTTTGGCTACCCGGGCTGTTGGTCTCTGCAGCTGTGTGACGTTTTCTGTGGCTACTTTTCAGGTGTATTCAATTAACAGCGAGTCCGGTGACTCTCGGTTTCTTCCCGGTGCCCCCCAGACGCCCCTGGGCACCGTGAGGCTGCAGCGGGAAATCGGGGGCTGCAGGCTGGTGGCAGAAACACCGGGATGGGGACCTGCACCCCTCCGAGGGGCTGCCCACGCGGGTCTGGGCAGGCACCAGCCGCTCCCTGCGCTGGAAGAGGGGGCTGAATGCCGTGCGGCGCTGCGGCCGGTCCCGGTCCCGGAGCCGGGGGCCGGAGCCTCAACCACAGGCCGGAGTCGGTCCTGGTGCGGAGCGCCCCGCGCGGAGCTGCGGCCGCCCCCGGGGCGCAGGGGCCAGCACAGCAcgggggggctggggcggggcctaGCGCCGGAGACGGGCGGGGGCCGCGGGCACCTcccccagccgccggccccgcccccgcgccGGGAGCGCGCCGCCGCCTCCGTCCCTTCCGGCCCGTGACCCTGGCCCCCGACGCGCGCAGCGCCAGAGGCGCCCCGGAAGCGGAAGGCGTGGCCCCGCGGCCGCTGCCCCGGAAGCGGTTGCCGGGCGCCCGGTTGCCATGGCGCTCTCCCCGTACGTGCTCGCCATGCAGGAGCTGTTCCGGGCCAACACGCGCAGCCGCGAGTTCCCGGCGCACGGGGCCAAGGTGCACTCGGTGGCCTGGAGCTGCTGCGGCCGCCGGCTCGCCTCGGGCTCCTTCGACAAGACGGCGAGCGTCTTCGTGCTGGAGAAGGACCGGCTGGTGAGCGGGCCGGGgtcgggggccggggccgggccgtTCAATCGGGCTGGGCACAGCGCCGCGGGGGGGGTCCCCGTCCCTTGCCATCCGCCATGCGGGGCTGCCAGCGGCGGGGCGGGGTCACGTCCCAGGGGAagccgccccgccccctcccgcccccacggGCAGCGCAGGGGAAGccgccccgctccccccgccccccgggcagCTCAGGGGAAGCCGCCCCCCAGGCTCGGCCCCGCGAGCCCAGGCCGGGGCTCGGTCCCTGGGAGTTGGGGGATCCCATTTGCTGCGCCTGGGACAGGTCTGCGAGCCGCCGAGCACCCCTCAAAGAAAGGCCCCCGGGGTTCAAGTGTTAGTCTGGGGCGCGGGAGGGGGGCGTTGGCTTTCCTGATCCCCCCCATAGACTTGCGATCTTGGGTAAGTCGCTTAGTTTCCATCGGTCTCGGGTCCCCCTCTGTAAAAGGGGGACCGTAGTCTTTGTTTAGCTCACGGGGGCAGTTTCCTGAGTGAGTGGGGCAGCATCCGTAGGAGCCTGGTTGTCTGATGGCTTGGGCGGTCGTCTCCCTCTAGGTGAAGGAGAACAATTACCGCGGCCACGGGGACAGCGTGGATCAACTGTGCTGGCACCCGAGTAACCCAGACCTCTTTGTTACTGCGTCTGGAGACAAGACCATCCGTATTTGGGATGTCCGCACCACTAAGTGCATTGCTACCGTGAACACCAAAGGTGGGTGATAACATGAGGCGATAGGAGGGACCAGAGTATCTCAGGACAGCTGTAAACACTGCTCACTTTGCACACGTATCCTGCTCCCAACATGGACTGGAAGCAAATTCAGGAAACCCTGAGACCTCTACGTGATGTTTTTGTGACAATTGCATCTTTCTGGCTTTTGCTAGCCAATTGTAAACATACATGACACTACCTCCAGCGAGAATTTGTATCTGTGCCTGGCATCAGCCAAGCTCTGAGCAGTGTTAGGTGAAACAGTGTTAAACATCTGAACCCATCTACATTAGCACCGGCACTGTAGAAACTCTCACTAGCATGCGTGGCTGTAGGGAGAAGGGATAGAGGTTAGGGAGAGAAGTTGAGTCTCCATCACCCATTTCTGTTTTTGATGCACCTTTTCTTCCCAGGTTTAGTTGTCTGTACACAGGTGCAGGAACCAGGGGTGCACtagcacctcctggcttgaagtgtttTTTatcatatacaaggtttacagtttggttcaatggctctcagcacccccccgtctcccccccccccacacttttccagcacccctgtgtcaGTACTATGTAAAGATTTGTTGAATGACCTATGTAGCATGGAGCAGTGGCTTTGCAGAGAGATTTGCACGGGGAAGAGACATGCAACAGGAGTAATTGTGATTCTCTGTTTTGAGGCCACAGTTCTGTTGGAGTTAATTTCCCTTAAAACTTGCATagttgtggcacagctggtcAAGCAAAGCTAGGCTGTTAAAATTTAAACTTGGTCATGTCATTGGCCTTCGCCACTTAAGGCAGAGGGTTAGCGGAGCAGACCTGGGGCTTgggttaaaaatacaaaagtccATCTTTGGCACCTGAGTGGTTCTCTTGCCCCTGTTAATGGTGCTGAGTGATGGTAGGACCTGATGAATTCTCGTCCCTTCCAGGAGAGAACATTAATATCTGCTGGAGTCCTGATGGCCAGACCATTGCGGTGGGGAATAAGGATGATGTGGTCACCTTCATTGATGCCAAAACACATCGCTCCAAAGCCGAGGAGCAGTTTAAATTTGAGGTTAATGAGATTTCCTGGAACAATGATAACAACATGTTCTTCCTCACCAATGGCAACGGCTGCATCAACATCCTCAGGTATGTCCCGGCATGATCTCCACTGGCAGGGATGGGATAGGCAGGCTGGCTGCCTCTTACATCTCCTGCCCTGCACCCTCGCTCTGACTCTCTGCACTCAGTTGTGTTTCCTTCGCATGGCTCTTGTGACAGACTGAGAGCCTTGCCAGTAGCTGAGGTTATAGTGTGGTCTGTTTTGGAGCTGTGTGCTGAGACAAGTTTCCTGGTAGGCGAGGCTGAGAGCTTCCTAATGACGCTCTATTCTGCTGTCCTGTGATCCCTAACCCCTTTAGGGTCCCTTGATGAGGGGAAGGGGCTAACTCGGGAGAACAGGGAGTTAAAAGCCAGCTCCAAAGTGACTAGAAGAGCTGGCGAACAGGGGAGTTTAGAGAGGCAGATATACCTAACAGTACTCCTAAACCGAAAACCCCGCAAGAGTAAAAATAAAGCAGGCAAAGTCCAGCAGGCGAGTGGGGGCtgtccagtttattgcactgactGCACCATGTATGCTTACTGGCCTTGTGGGCAGGGGTGTGTGCACGTGCACTGAGTGCAAGCAACTCAGGGCCCTCAGAGACCAACTACGGGCTCTTAAGAGCAgggtggctgaactggaggagctaagggggACAATGAGGTACCCAGAGGAGACTTTCAGGGATACAGTAGAGTGGTCTCACCCCCGGTCTGACCGCCTCTGTGCTTCTGAGGAGGAGGAAAGTCTCGGAGAAGAGGAACATCAAGCTCGACCAGAGGGAAAcattcccatagttgggaccttccctccagatgatgatgtggtgCTCCTCCAGGgccccagttattaggaagagacaggtaacagtaatgggggatttgatcattagaaatatagctagttgggtttgtgatgatcaggagaaccacatggtgaattgcctgccaggtacaaaggttgcagatctctctagacttatgtgcagtgctggggaggagccggtggtcatggtacaggtaggtaccaatgacataggaaggataggagagaggtcctggaagccaaatttaggctgctaggtaagagattaaagtccaggacctccatggtagcattctctgaaatgcttccagttccacgctcCAGGCCAGGGAGAttggcagaactgcagggtctcaatgcgtggatgagacgatggtgttgggaggaggggtttgggaaAGGAGGAACCTATACAGGAAGGTTagactccacctaaaccaaactGGTACCAGATTGCTTGTGTAGTGTTAAAAGGTGGTAGAGAAGTTTTGAAACTAACGGCTGGGAGAAGCCGACAGGtacagaggagcacatggttcggacagagacatcccttaggggaggatctctgaacagggattctctatatcctagtaaaggggagaggatagaagttgataaagtacaggtgaCTCTCATCTTACGCGCATTTAACATGTGTGAATTCAGCTTTGTGCGGTcggcaaaaacaaaaacaaaaaaaagagagaaaggtaACAATTTAAATACTGTACCTGTAGTGTGGGCGATTCCGCCCGCCATTACACTCAATGTAATTTTGACTATATGTGATTTTCGCTTTACACGCTGTCTGCGGAACGTAACCCCAGTGTAAGATGAGACTCGCCTGTATAGGTAGGAACTGaggagaaacagtcaaatgaaagagtcccattcagttaccTCACATGAAGCAGACAACTAAATACTGACAACTGTAGACATGCTAGAAATGTAAATACTAAGATGCGTGAACTCGAGTgcttggtattaaatgaggaCATTGACATAGTCGGcctcacagaaacttggtggaatgacgATAATCAGTGGGGcacggtaataccagggtacgaactatataggaatgacagagtagatcgcactggtggggaagtggcactgtCTGTGAAAGAAAGCGTGGAGTCAAATATAGAACAactcttaaatgaatcaaactgtccCATAGAATCTCTCGGGATAGAAATTCCAGGCTTGACTGACAAGAGTATAGCAGCAAGGATATACTACTGACCAGGGTGGCGAcaatgattgtgaaatgctccgGGAGAGTAGAGAGGCTACAAAGTCAGAAAATAATGGGGGATTTCGACTGTCCCTATATTGACTGCGTACATGTcccctcaggatgggatgcagagataacatttctagacaccattagtgactgcttcttggagcagctagtcctggaacccacaagaggagaggcaattcttgatttagttctctgtggaggacaggatttggtccaagaggtgaatataatgTAAACGCTTGGTaatagcatagaatcatagaatatcagggttggaagggacctcaggaggtcatctagtccaaccccctgctcaaagcaggaccaattcccaattaaatca
This window of the Eretmochelys imbricata isolate rEreImb1 chromosome 8, rEreImb1.hap1, whole genome shotgun sequence genome carries:
- the THOC3 gene encoding THO complex subunit 3 gives rise to the protein MALSPYVLAMQELFRANTRSREFPAHGAKVHSVAWSCCGRRLASGSFDKTASVFVLEKDRLVKENNYRGHGDSVDQLCWHPSNPDLFVTASGDKTIRIWDVRTTKCIATVNTKGENINICWSPDGQTIAVGNKDDVVTFIDAKTHRSKAEEQFKFEVNEISWNNDNNMFFLTNGNGCINILSYPELKPIQSINAHPSNCICIKFDPMGKYFATGSADALVSLWDVDELVCVRCFSRLDWPVRTLSFSHDGKMLASASEDHFIDIAEVETGEKLWEVQCESPTFTVAWHPKRPLLAFACDDKDGKYDSSREAGTVKLFGLPNDA